The genomic region CATGGGCGGCACCGCCCGGGTGCCCGGCAACATCACCCCGGTCGCCGAGTTCAACATCTGGGCGGACCCGGACGCGGCCGAGGTGGTCCTCTCGTCCGGCATCCCGTTCACCATGGTCGACCTGGACGCCTCGCACCGCTGGCTCTTCGGCCTCGCCGACCTCGCCGCGCTGGAGGCGGCGGGCCCTGGCGCGGCCCTCGCGGCCCGGCTCCTGGGGGTCTACATCGACTCCTACCGCCGCCACGGCGGAGGCGACTCCTGCCCGTTGCACGATCCGCTCGCCGTGGGCGTGTGCGCCGACGAGTCGTTCGTGACGCTCGCGGAGGGAGCCGTCGTCGTCGAGTGCGCCAGCGAACTCACCCGCGGCCAGACCGTGTTCGTCCCCTCGGCCGCCCAACGGAACTACTACACCGAGTCGCCCGCCCTGACCGCCCGCACCCGCCACACGGGCCGCGTGGCCCTCGGCGCGGGCCCACGCGACTTCACCAAGGACTTCGTCACGACCCTCCCGCAGTGGCCGTCCGTGGCCTGAGCCCGCCTTCGGCCGTCCCCGGCACCGGCGGGTGCGGGAGAAACCCGGCGGCCCGTTGTCGTACCCCTCCGGCACACTGCACAGCATGGACATCGTGATCAGGCAGGCGAGACCCGAGGAGTACGAGTCGGTCGGCGAGATCACCGCGCAGGCCTATCTCGGAGACGGGCTGCTCGACTTCGGGGAGAGCGACGAGTATCTGGGCGAGCTGCGGGACGTGGCGAAGCGGGCCGAGGCCGCCGACGTACTGGTAGCCGTGATGGGGGCGGAGGCAGGGGCGGGGGCAGGGGCCGGTGAGCGGGTTGTCGGCGGCGTGACCTTCGTCCCCTCCGGCGGGCCCATGGCCGACATCGCGCGCGACGGCGAGGCCGAGATACGGATGCTGGCGGTCGCGAAGGCGGCCCGCGGGCGCGGAGTCGGCGAGGCCCTCGTCCGTGCCTGTGTCGCCCGCGCCCGGGCCACGGACGGCTGCGTACGCGTCGTGCTGTCCACCCAGCGCACCATGCACAGCGCCCACCGCATCTACGGACGCCTCGGCTTCACCCGCGCCCCCGACCGCGACTGGAACCCGATCCCGGACCTCGACGACATCATGCTGCTCACGTACGAGTTGACGCTCTGACACGTTCCGATACACCCTCCGAAGCCGACACGACACAACATGTGGGGGTGCTTCCCCAGCCCGGCACAAGATGTATGCTCATGCTCGCTGTCGCCGCAGGGGAATCCGGTGCGAATCCGGAACTGTCCCGCAACGGTGTACTTGTGCATGTCTGTCCCCAGTGGAGAGCTGTGCGCACGGCCAGTCCGAGGACCTGCCGACAGCGTGCCCAGGCCGTCCGGCCCGGGTGCCATGACGTCCGGGCCTCGCGGAGTGGGCCGGTGGACGCGGCGTACCGCTGCGCAGAGCGTGTACCCCCGTGTGCCCCGAACCCCTCTCCCCGCAGGCCCCGTGCCGAGCGAGGGAGAGCCCCACGTGACCATCGCGCCAGCCGATCCGGTCTCAGCGAATGCGCCCCTGAACCAGCAGGACAGGGCCGAGGCCGACGGACCGGGAGCCGTGTTGCTGCGGACCCTGACCGACCTCACCGCCGACCTCCCCGACGCCGATCCCGGCAGGGTCGCCGCCGCCGCGCTGCGCGGCCGGTCCTCCGTCGGAGCCGCCGGGGTCACCGCGGAGCTGCGCGAGTTGGCCACGGAGGCGGCCGCGGGCCTCATCTCCGAGGACCCCGTGTACTCGAAGCTGGCCGCCCGCCTGCTGACGATCAGCATCGCCGCGGAGGCCGCCTCGCAGGGGGTCCGGTCCTTCTCCGAGTCCGTCGCGGTCGGGCATCGCGAGGGCCTGATCGCCGACCGCACCGCCGAGTTCGTACGGACCCACGCGGCCCGCCTGGACGCGCTGATCGACCTCGAAGGCGACGACCGCTTCGGCTACTTCGGCCTGCGCACGCTGCACAGCCGCTACCTCCTGCGGCACCCGATCACCCGCCAGGTGATCGAGACGCCCCAGCACTTCATGCTCCGGGTGGCGTCC from Streptomyces sp. NBC_00878 harbors:
- a CDS encoding nucleoside hydrolase → MSVRSPIVLDSDPGIDDAVALQYLLGTGRWDLRAYTSVGGNLPAEQTYRNARALARALRIDTDVPVHRGAPRPLTRLPYTSAAHFHGPAGLGHETLPDSTAAHLPESSAQALLRLSREHEGELTVCATGPLTNVAVALLEDPDFAHRVKKFVFMGGTARVPGNITPVAEFNIWADPDAAEVVLSSGIPFTMVDLDASHRWLFGLADLAALEAAGPGAALAARLLGVYIDSYRRHGGGDSCPLHDPLAVGVCADESFVTLAEGAVVVECASELTRGQTVFVPSAAQRNYYTESPALTARTRHTGRVALGAGPRDFTKDFVTTLPQWPSVA
- a CDS encoding GNAT family N-acetyltransferase; amino-acid sequence: MDIVIRQARPEEYESVGEITAQAYLGDGLLDFGESDEYLGELRDVAKRAEAADVLVAVMGAEAGAGAGAGERVVGGVTFVPSGGPMADIARDGEAEIRMLAVAKAARGRGVGEALVRACVARARATDGCVRVVLSTQRTMHSAHRIYGRLGFTRAPDRDWNPIPDLDDIMLLTYELTL